One Choloepus didactylus isolate mChoDid1 chromosome 8, mChoDid1.pri, whole genome shotgun sequence DNA window includes the following coding sequences:
- the CLSTN3 gene encoding calsyntenin-3, whose amino-acid sequence MAFLLLPLLLASLLPSSSCNKANKHKPWIEAEYQGIVMENDNTVLLNPPLFALDKDAPLRYAGEICGFRLHGSGVPFEAVILDKTTGEGLIRAKEPVDCEAQKEHTFTIQAYDCGEGPDGANTKKSHKATVHVRVNDVNEFAPVFVERLYRAAVTEGKLYDRILRVEAIDGDCSPQYSQICYYEILTPNTPFLIDNDGNIENTEKLQYSGERLYKFTVTAYDCGKKRAADDAEVEIQVKPTCKPSWQGWNKRIEYAPGAGSLALFPGIRLETCDEPLWNIQATIELQTSHVAKGCDRDNYSERALRKLCGAAPGEVDLLPMPGPNANWTAGLSVHYSQDSSLIYWFNGTQAVQVPLGGTAGLGSGPQDNLSDHFTLSFWMKHGVTPNKGKKDEETIVCNTVQNEDGFSHYSLTVHGCRIAFLYWPLLESARPVKFLWKLEQVCDDEWHHYALNLEFPTVTLYADGISFDPALIHDNGLIHPPRREPALMIGACWTEEKNKEKDKGGDNSTDPTQGDPLPIHHYFHGYLAGFSVRSGRLESREVIECLYACREGLDYRDFESLGKGMKVHVNPSQSLLTLEGDDVETFNHALQHVAYMNTLRFATPGVRPLRLTTAVKCFSEESCVSIPEVEGYVVVLQPDAPQILLSGTAHFARPAADFEGPEGVPLFPDLQITCSISHQVEAKKDESWQGTVTDTRMSDEIVHNLDGCEISLVGDDLDPERESLLLDLASLQQRALELTNTSAYLTISGVESITVYEEILRQAHYRLRHGAALYARKFRLSCSEMNGRYSSNEFIVEVNVLHSVNRVAHPSHVLSSQQFLHRGHQPPPEMAGHSLASSHRNSMVPSAATLIIVVCVGFLVLMVILGLVRIHSLHRRVSGAGSPQASTDPKDADLFWDDSALTIIVNPMESYQTRQSCAAGAAGGQQEDEDSSDSEAADSPSSDERRIIETPPHHF is encoded by the exons ATGGCCTTCCTGCTGTTGCCCCTCCTGCTggcctccctgctcccctccagCTCCTGTAACAAAg CCAACAAGCATAAGCCGTGGATCGAGGCAGAATACCAGGGCATTGTCATGGAGAACGACAACACTGTCCTGCTGAACCCACCACTCTTTGCCTTGGACAAGGATGCCCCACTGCGTTATGCAG GTGAGATCTGTGGCTTCCGGCTCCATGGGTCCGGGGTGCCCTTTGAGGCCGTGATCCTGGACAAGACAACCGGAGAAGGGCTGATCCGGGCCAAGGAGCCCGTGGACTGCGAGGCCCAGAAGGAGCACACCTTCACCATCCAGGCCTACGACTGTGGCGAGGGCCCCGACGGGGCCAACACGAAGAAGTCCCACAA GGCGACTGTGCACGTCAGGGTCAACGACGTGAACGAGTTTGCCCCTGTGTTTGTGGAGCGGCTATACCGCGCGGCCGTGACTGAGGGGAAGCTCTACGACCGCATCCTGCGGGTGGAAGCCATTGACGGTGACTGCTCCCCGCAGTATAGCCAGATCTGCTACTACGAGATCCTGACGCCCAACACCCCCTTCCTCATTGACAATGATG GGAACATTGAGAACACGGAGAAGCTGCAGTACAGTGGTGAGAGGCTCTATAAGTTTACAGTGACAGCTTACGACTGTGGGAAGAAGCGGGCAGCAGATGATGCTGAGGTGGAGATCCAGGTGAAGCCCACCTGTAAACCCAGCTGGCAAG GCTGGAACAAAAGGATTGAATATGCACCTGGTGCCGGGAGCTTGGCTTTGTTTCCTGGTATCCGCCTGGAGACCTGTGATGAGCCGCTGTGGAACATTCAGGCCACCATAGAGCTGCAGACCAGCCACGTGGCCAAGGGCTGCGACCGTGACAACTACTCAGAGCGGGCACTGCGGAAGCTCTGTG GTGCTGCCCCTGGGGAGGTGGATCTGTTGCCCATGCCCGGCCCCAATGCCAACTGGACAGCAGGGCTCTCAGTGCACTACAGCCAGGACAGCAGCCTTATCTACTGGTTCAACGGCACCCAAGCTGTGCAGGTGCCTCTGGGTGGCACAGCTGGTCTGGGCTCTGGGCCCCAGGACAACCTCAGTGACCACTTCACCCTGTCCTTCTGGATGAAGCATGGCGTCACTCCCAACAAGGGCAAGAAGGACGAGGAAACCATCGTATGTAACACCGTCCAGAATG AGGATGGCTTCTCTCACTACTCGCTGACTGTCCATGGCTGCAGAATTGCCTTCCTCTACTGGCCCCTGCTTGAGAGCGCCCGCCCAGTCAAGTTCCTCTGGAAGCTGGAGCAG GTCTGTGATGATGAGTGGCACCACTATGCTTTGAACCTTGAGTTTCCCACAGTCACACTCTATGCAGATGGCATCTCGTTCGACCCTGCCCTCATCCATGACAATGGCCTCATCCACCCGCCCCGAAGGGAACCTGCTCTCATGATTGGGGCCTGCTGGACCG aagagaagaacaaagagaaGGACAAAGGAGGTGACAACAGTACAGACCCAACACAAG GAGACCCCTTGCCGATCCACCACTACTTCCATGGCTACCTGGCTGGTTTCAGCGTGCGCTCAGGTCGGCTGGAGAGCCGTGAGGTCATCGAGTGCCTCTATGCATGTCGGGAGGGGCTGGACTATAGGGATTTCGAGAGCCTGGGCAAAGGCATGAAG GTCCACGTGAACCCCTCGCAGTCCCTGCTCACCCTGGAGGGGGATGATGTGGAGACCTTCAACCATGCCCTGCAGCATGTGGCTTACATGAACACTCTGCGCTTTGCCACGCCTGGCGTCAGGCCGCTGCGTCTCACCACTGCTGTCAA GTGCTTCAGCGAGGAGTCCTGTGTGTCTATCCCTGAAGTGGAGGGCTACGTGGTAGTTCTGCAACCTGACGCCCCCCAGATCCTGCTGAGTGGCACTGCTCACTTTGCCCGCCCGGCTGCAGACTTTGAGGGGCCCGAAGGGGTCCCTTTGTTCCCCGATCTCCAAATCACGTGCTCCATTTCTCACCAGGTTGAGGCCAAAAAGGATGAGAGTTGGCAGGGCACAG TGACAGACACACGCATGTCGGATGAGATTGTGCACAACCTGGACGGCTGTGAAATTTCTCTGGTGGGGGATGACCTGGACCCCGAGCGGGAAAGCCTGCTCTTGGACCTGGCGTCCTTGCAGCAGCGAGCACTGGAGCTCACCAACACGTCTGCCTACCTCACCATTTCTG GGGTGGAGAGCATCACCGTGTATGAGGAGATCCTGAGGCAGGCTCATTATCGGCTGCGACACGGAGCTGCCCTCTATGCCAGGAAATTCCGGCTCTCCTGCTCGGAAATGAACGGCCGATACTCTAGCAACGAGTTCATTGTGGAG GTCAACGTCCTGCACAGCGTGAATCGGGTGGCCCATCCCAGCCATGTGCTCAGCTCCCAGCAGTTCCTGCACCGTGGTCACCAGCCGCCCCCTGAGATGGCTGGACACAGCCTGGCCAGCTCGCATCGAAACTCCA TGGTCCCGAGCGCAGCGACCCTCATCATCGTGGTGTGTGTAGGCTTCCTGGTGCTCATGGTCATCCTGGGCCTGGTGCGCATCCACTCCCTTCACCGCCGTGTCTCGGGGGCCGGGAGCCCCCAGGCCTCCACTGACCCCAAGGACGCGGACCTCTTCTGGGATGACTCGGCTCTCACCATCATTGTGAACCCCATGGAG TCCTACCAGACCCGGCAGAGCTGTGCGGCGGGGGCTGCCGGCGGCCAGCAGGAGGACGAGGACAGCAGTGACTCAGAGGCGGCTGACTCCCCCAGCAGCGACGAGAGACGCATCATCGAGACGCCCCCCCACCACTTCTAA
- the LOC119543297 gene encoding uncharacterized protein LOC119543297, translated as MWGLVSQLPVRVLGLGVRLWGLYLHVLSLGLWALLFFPQVLLWVLYVCVQEAGRVVLTAAHSASLAVHVCSVYVFLQGLAWAAQLVGRWVALHMQLCRALLETLRLSPLLPLCAQVAQRLLQVGVWAGRGLSRVRTVVVFVQMCAYTFFLDVYLCMHLCFAAISSKVRVQVHVPFQVSLPFQFYAPLSLGVKVRQRPSRAKVGGTPQGQIQGQQKPQMSRSPEPTRRREVPLSRSELSPGGKWRGCSFPLDRPPVYLLGSQAGLGACFSPEDTVGHSLLLHPGGCPSVLSPVGSGHLFPKLSGPWGRKIPVLAL; from the coding sequence ATGTGGGGACTAGTGAGCCAGCTGCCTGTGAGGGTTCTGGGCCTGGGGGTGCGGCTGTGGGGTCTCTACCTCCACGTGCTGTCCCTGGGGCTGTGGGCCCTTCTGTTTTTCCCCCAAGTGCTGCTCTGGGTGCTGTACGTGTGTGTGCAGGAGGCTGGCAGGGTCGTGCTCACGGCTGCTCACTCTGCTTCCCTTGCGGTCCATGTTTGCAGTGTGTATGTGTTCCTGCAGGGGCTGGCCTGGGCTGCCCAGCTGGTTGGGAGGTGGGTGGCACTGCACATGCAGCTCTGCCGTGCCTTGCTGGAGACCCTCAGGCTCAGTCCCTTACTCCCGCTGTGCGCGCAGGTGGCCCAGCGGCTGCTGCAGGTGGGCGTGTGGGCTGGCCGAGGCCTGTCTCGGGTGCGGACGGTGGTGGTCTTTGTCCAGATGTGTGCCTACACATTCTTCCTGGACGTGTACCTGTGCATGCACTTGTGCTTTGCTGCCATCAGCTCAAAGGTCCGGGTGCAGGTGCATGTGCCCTTCCAAGTCTCCCTGCCCTTCCAGTTCTATGCCCCCCTGAGCCTGGGTGTTAAAGTGAGGCAGAGGCCCAGCAGGGCTAAGGTGGGGGGCACACCTCAGGGCCAGATTCAGGGACAGCAGAAGCCCCAGATGTCCAGGAGCCCTGAGCCCACAAGGAGAAGGGAGGTGCCACTGAGCAGGAGTGAGCTCAGTCCAGGTGGTAAGTGGAGGGGCTGCTCCTTCCCCTTAGACCGTCCCCCAGTCTACCTTCTGGGCAGCCAGGCCGGGCTTGGAGCCTGCTTCTCCCCTGAGGACACAGTGGGGCATTCACTCCTTCTGCACCCAGGTGGCTGTCCCTCTGTCCTTTCCCCAGTGGGCTCAGGGCACCTCTTTCCTAAGTTGAGTGGACCTTGGGGAAGGAAGATTCCAGTCCTTGCTCTCTGA